From Danio aesculapii chromosome 18, fDanAes4.1, whole genome shotgun sequence, a single genomic window includes:
- the LOC130245217 gene encoding sialic acid-binding Ig-like lectin 13 translates to MFSADFLVFCSILSAAWCQSVQIPKTLNTTSGSCVLIPCQMTTLRESVLDNSPVVSWRRGSLWKYYDTNYFTSTHRQKEPETRVIGDLRKKNCTSVMRNLTSQHSDRYFFRIQTTDYTFTDNKAVRITVSDSLPEPNVIVPVLREGELANLTCTVPAPCPSLPPNVTWAPVLSGNITQGTWLNADGTQSAFAIWEFVPSFTHHELKVNCASIHPVDGGDKQASKQVILSVEYPPKETRFSPPGLVWLGDNLTLTCQSNANPPADHSWFMKREGVEEKLGDSPVLSFIATQEKTGEYICEAQNIQGAMNSTSLHINIKGISFTTFLSILVLLSVLIFLLFLILIIHRRCKAPHRQETTQVENIYANSSAVKSQQLQPNNDIYNIKPEFTFEKSQDDRNIYVNY, encoded by the exons ATGTTTTCTGCAGATTTCCTTGTGTTCTGCTCCATTTTATCAG CTGCATGGTGTCAGTCTGTACAGATTCCCaaaaccctaaacacaaccagcGGCTCCTGTGTCCTGATTCCCTGCCAGATGACCACTTTGAGAGAATCTGTACTGGACAACTCACCAGTAGTATCATGGAGGCGAGGATCCCTGTGGAAATACTACGATACAAATTACTTCACCAGCACTCATCGTCAGAAGGAACCTGAGACGAGGGTGATCGGCGACCTGAGGAAGAAAAACTGCACTTCTGTCATGAGAAATCTCACCAGTCAGCATTCAGACCGTTACTTCTTCAGGATACAAACTACAGATTACACCTTTACTGACAATAAAGCTGTGCGGATAACTGTGTCAG ATTCTTTGCCTGAGCCGAATGTGATTGTGCCGGTTCTCAGAGAGGGAGAGTTGGCGAATCTGACCTGCACTGTTCCGGCTCCTTGTCCAAGTCTCCCTCCAAATGTAACGTGGGCTCCTGTATTAAGTGGAAACATAACACAGGGGACATGGCTGAACGCTGATGGGACTCAGAGTGCTTTTGCCATTTGGGAGTTTGTCCCGTCGTTCACGCATCATGAGCTGAAAGTGAACTGTGCTTCCATTCATCCTGTAGACGGAGGAGACAAACAAGCCTCAAAACAAGTCATCCTCAGCGTAGAGT ATCCTCCAAAGGAAACACGCTTCTCTCCTCCAGGTTTGGTCTGGCTTGGTGATAATTTGACCCTCACCTGTCAGAGTAACGCCAATCCTCCAGCAGATCACAGTTGGTTCATGAAGAGGGAAGGTGTTGAAGAAAAACTGGGAGATTCACCTGTGCTTTCTTTCATTGCGACCCAGGAGAAAACTGGAGAGTACATTTGTGAGGCGCAGAATATACAGGGCGCAATGAACTCCACAAGCCTGCACATTAatattaaag GCATATCCTTCACCACCTTCCTCTCAATCTTAGTACTGTTATCAGTACttattttcttactttttttaattCTCATAATTCACAGAAG GTGTAAAGCACCACACAGACAA GAAACAACCCAAGTTGAGAATATCTATGCCAATTCAAGTGCAGTGAAAAGCCAGCAGCTTCAGCCTAACAACGACATCTACAACATTAAGCCTGAATTTACATTTGAAAAGAGTCAGGATGACAGAAACATCTATGTAAACTACTGA